Proteins co-encoded in one Haladaptatus sp. ZSTT2 genomic window:
- a CDS encoding aldehyde ferredoxin oxidoreductase family protein: MLHARGPLLSVDVGAKTTEEVNIDDVLAQFIGGRGLATRLSHERTPFDADPFGPENRLFFTTGPMQTSNMSFTGRMNATAISPLTNGILSSNAGGFVSRNFGATGYSAVEFVGESDELLAIHVTDKGVTFEEVPELEEATVSETDEYMADHHDLGEDQLCVIGPAGENRVRFASIMTSESRAFGRGGLGAVMGAKGIKAISFDGDSTPDIEISATQMDIHREAATSDHIMKRQGTTSVTDLANEVGAFPTKYFAETSFEGASGINGDAVESKKYKKGTCSSCAFACKLPTKDEERGVETEGPEFETVMAFGSNALVDDIVDVMKSNELCDEFGVDTISAGDVVSAYLAANDEFGNVSLIHELVEKIAYREGDGDLLAEGIDRFHEELGVENWTVKGMEFPAHDGRTLNGQGLSFATANRGADHMYATFYALEYPLVAHDDALPPEGFEGKPAALIEKENVMALNDSGIVCKFSRGSMTPERYEKLFDASYDDLLAVGSRVVELERHFNNQRGFSREDDVLPYELDGFDSALSEYYELRGWAENGVVPDDAVTEFVA, encoded by the coding sequence ATGCTTCACGCACGCGGGCCACTGCTCTCTGTCGATGTGGGAGCGAAAACGACCGAGGAAGTGAACATCGACGACGTACTCGCCCAGTTCATCGGCGGGCGCGGACTTGCAACACGGCTTTCCCACGAGCGCACGCCGTTCGACGCAGATCCATTCGGCCCAGAAAATCGTCTCTTTTTCACGACCGGGCCGATGCAAACCTCGAATATGAGTTTCACGGGGCGAATGAACGCGACGGCTATCTCACCGCTCACGAACGGAATTCTCTCGTCGAATGCCGGCGGCTTCGTCTCGCGCAACTTCGGTGCGACGGGTTACAGCGCCGTCGAATTCGTCGGGGAAAGCGACGAGTTACTCGCCATCCACGTCACTGATAAGGGCGTCACCTTCGAGGAAGTCCCCGAGCTTGAAGAAGCGACCGTCAGCGAGACGGACGAGTACATGGCAGACCACCACGACCTCGGTGAAGACCAGCTCTGTGTCATCGGCCCGGCGGGCGAAAATCGCGTCCGCTTTGCCTCCATCATGACCTCAGAGTCGCGGGCGTTCGGCCGCGGCGGGCTCGGCGCGGTCATGGGCGCAAAAGGCATCAAAGCAATCAGTTTCGACGGCGATTCTACCCCTGATATCGAGATTTCTGCGACGCAGATGGACATCCATCGCGAGGCCGCCACCTCAGATCACATCATGAAGCGACAGGGGACGACGAGCGTCACCGACCTCGCAAACGAGGTGGGCGCGTTCCCAACCAAGTACTTCGCAGAAACGTCTTTCGAGGGAGCAAGTGGCATCAACGGCGACGCAGTCGAGTCGAAAAAGTACAAGAAAGGTACCTGCTCGTCGTGTGCGTTCGCGTGCAAACTCCCGACCAAAGACGAAGAGCGCGGCGTCGAAACCGAAGGTCCCGAGTTCGAGACGGTGATGGCCTTTGGCTCGAACGCGCTCGTAGACGACATCGTGGACGTGATGAAATCGAACGAACTCTGCGACGAGTTCGGCGTCGATACCATCAGCGCCGGTGACGTGGTCTCCGCGTATCTCGCCGCAAACGACGAATTCGGCAACGTCTCGCTCATCCACGAGTTGGTCGAGAAAATCGCCTACCGAGAGGGCGACGGCGACCTCCTCGCGGAGGGAATCGACCGCTTCCACGAGGAGTTAGGCGTCGAGAACTGGACGGTCAAAGGCATGGAGTTCCCCGCCCACGACGGGCGTACGCTGAACGGGCAGGGACTTTCGTTCGCCACCGCAAACCGCGGTGCAGACCACATGTACGCCACCTTCTACGCGCTCGAATACCCGCTCGTGGCCCACGACGATGCCCTGCCTCCTGAAGGCTTCGAGGGCAAGCCTGCCGCACTCATCGAAAAAGAGAACGTGATGGCGCTGAACGACAGCGGCATCGTCTGTAAGTTCTCGCGCGGGTCGATGACGCCAGAACGCTACGAGAAACTCTTCGATGCGAGTTACGACGACCTGCTCGCAGTGGGCAGTCGGGTGGTCGAACTCGAACGGCACTTCAACAACCAACGCGGCTTCTCGCGCGAAGACGACGTGCTCCCCTACGAGTTAGACGGCTTCGATTCGGCACTCTCTGAGTACTACGAACTCCGTGGCTGGGCAGAAAACGGCGTCGTGCCCGACGACGCAGTGACCGAATTCGTCGCGTAG
- a CDS encoding HpcH/HpaI aldolase family protein has product MERIRQNSLRKTLESGGVALGILDNTYSPTLVEYYGELGLDFVWIDFEHGGPSPWDGERLTGLLRAAELVDTELLVRLPSTEPGLIRKALDVGTRNLFLSRVHSPGEVEDAVSATQFRYQDAAGERGLANPRAARWGLAEDYVKSEDTETVIGVTIETREAVESIDDILSVPELGFVFAGPLDLSVAYGHPGELDHADVTEAVETIRAAAVDAGVPLGGLGFGMDDVNEKAKNGYQLLNIGSTTGALKGAVEGLLDDFERPV; this is encoded by the coding sequence ATGGAGCGCATTCGACAGAACTCACTGCGAAAAACGCTGGAATCGGGTGGGGTCGCCCTCGGTATTCTGGATAACACCTACAGCCCAACACTGGTCGAGTACTACGGCGAACTCGGTCTCGATTTCGTGTGGATTGACTTTGAGCATGGCGGGCCGAGTCCGTGGGACGGCGAGCGCTTGACCGGACTGCTCCGCGCAGCAGAACTCGTCGACACCGAATTGCTCGTTCGGTTGCCTTCAACCGAACCCGGCCTCATCAGGAAAGCGCTCGACGTGGGCACGCGGAACCTGTTTCTCTCGCGCGTACATTCGCCGGGAGAAGTCGAAGACGCAGTCAGTGCGACACAGTTTCGCTACCAAGATGCCGCAGGCGAGCGTGGGCTTGCAAATCCGCGCGCCGCGCGGTGGGGGCTCGCAGAAGATTATGTGAAGAGTGAAGACACAGAGACGGTGATTGGCGTGACCATCGAAACTCGCGAAGCCGTCGAGTCCATCGACGACATTCTTTCGGTACCGGAATTGGGCTTCGTCTTCGCCGGGCCGCTCGACCTCTCGGTCGCCTACGGCCACCCCGGCGAACTCGACCACGCGGACGTGACAGAAGCCGTCGAAACCATCCGTGCGGCGGCCGTCGACGCTGGCGTGCCACTCGGTGGCCTCGGCTTCGGAATGGACGATGTAAACGAGAAGGCGAAAAACGGCTATCAACTCCTCAACATCGGGAGTACAACGGGCGCGCTCAAAGGCGCGGTCGAAGGACTGCTCGACGACTTTGAGCGTCCGGTGTAG
- a CDS encoding DUF5805 domain-containing protein, whose amino-acid sequence MTDVEVDTERTVVKTYLPAYQKEIWQEHAAELDMSQSEYVRAMVQAGRKGFEADRSEGRSAPANPGGDGLETRILALLENGKYLSWDALVEELSNSFEDRLESALDSLQQANQIQYSGRHGGYTVSGGTDGRQ is encoded by the coding sequence ATGACTGACGTCGAGGTCGATACCGAGCGAACGGTGGTCAAAACGTATCTTCCGGCCTACCAGAAAGAAATTTGGCAGGAACACGCAGCCGAGCTGGACATGAGCCAAAGCGAGTACGTCCGGGCCATGGTACAGGCCGGAAGAAAGGGGTTCGAAGCCGACCGTTCGGAAGGCCGTTCTGCACCCGCGAACCCCGGGGGTGATGGCCTCGAAACACGCATCCTCGCACTCCTCGAAAACGGGAAATATTTGTCGTGGGATGCGCTCGTCGAAGAACTATCAAATTCGTTTGAAGACCGGCTCGAATCGGCGCTCGATTCGCTCCAGCAAGCCAATCAAATCCAGTACTCTGGACGCCACGGCGGGTACACCGTTTCCGGGGGTACGGATGGGCGTCAGTAA
- a CDS encoding tyrosine-type recombinase/integrase codes for MGVSNQTDAAEDPVGYFLQDMVYHGKSERTRNAYERVLREFEAFLADETRNPRGTAITPAEAGQRDCMAWVHTMRGQLAESTVATYASYLHRFYAYMTQVGAFDSNPMTLVREEMDERINKDPTRREIALPAMREFVRGLGHPLEQAVVVTLLKTGMRVGELCNVDCRDIHLEDEWVKSTYEDTIRVAIEARPDSLFVASEPSRGLVVNGEKRTASNKRKRDTVIPIDAELRRVLKRWLAIRPDAASPADPLFVSTGDDWGKRLTPEMVRGMVKTHAREAGWYRSGGGAEENVTPHYFRHFFTTHLRDATGERGVVKYLRGDVAEDIIDTYTHNWGDRVREVYEENIYSLL; via the coding sequence ATGGGCGTCAGTAACCAGACCGACGCGGCAGAAGACCCGGTTGGCTACTTCCTCCAGGACATGGTGTACCACGGCAAAAGCGAACGGACGAGGAATGCCTACGAACGCGTTCTTCGGGAGTTTGAGGCGTTTTTAGCCGACGAGACGCGCAATCCACGCGGGACGGCAATCACCCCTGCCGAGGCCGGCCAACGCGACTGTATGGCGTGGGTACACACCATGCGCGGACAGCTCGCAGAGAGTACGGTTGCGACCTACGCCTCCTACCTCCACCGGTTTTACGCCTATATGACCCAGGTCGGGGCGTTCGACTCGAACCCCATGACGCTCGTCCGCGAGGAGATGGACGAACGCATCAACAAAGACCCGACGCGTCGCGAAATCGCGCTTCCCGCGATGCGCGAATTCGTCCGAGGGCTCGGCCATCCCCTCGAACAGGCCGTTGTCGTCACGCTCCTCAAGACAGGGATGCGTGTTGGGGAACTCTGTAACGTCGATTGCAGGGACATTCACCTCGAAGACGAGTGGGTGAAATCGACATACGAGGATACGATACGAGTGGCTATCGAGGCGCGACCTGACTCGCTTTTTGTCGCGAGCGAGCCGTCTCGTGGGCTGGTCGTAAACGGCGAAAAACGCACGGCCTCGAACAAGCGCAAACGAGATACGGTGATACCAATCGACGCAGAACTGCGTCGCGTCCTGAAACGCTGGCTCGCAATTCGGCCGGATGCGGCATCTCCGGCCGACCCGCTGTTCGTGAGCACCGGCGACGACTGGGGTAAACGATTGACTCCCGAAATGGTGCGCGGGATGGTCAAAACCCACGCACGGGAGGCGGGTTGGTATCGCTCTGGCGGCGGGGCAGAAGAGAACGTCACGCCGCACTACTTCCGGCACTTTTTCACCACCCATCTTCGGGATGCAACGGGCGAGAGAGGCGTCGTGAAGTACCTCCGCGGCGATGTGGCGGAGGACATCATCGACACCTACACCCACAACTGGGGCGACCGCGTGCGCGAGGTGTACGAGGAAAATATCTATTCGTTGCTGTAG
- a CDS encoding TatD family hydrolase: MAGRYPTKRPIDAAVVESDSAFEPPTELLSMPWIDIHNHAHTLSWGDREKFALSGCEKMVMMAAAYYWLPYKPVAPDDVRFLWDDALNRLAQIRQSHLFDAKLGIGIHTGTRVSDVSELLDLMPDYCALGEVAAVGEIGITASQHVEGWSLGEQKEMMRRQFEIARDADLPAIVHTPADLDGVDIPDRVRGGLPGYELDLSMQREPVLTGENVKQQATEIDIALKDEAGLPDEQMVISHGDQQIAPTVLETTDCYLSFTVSYPWLLGVTAADVAAVIDEYGPERVLIETDSAGILRGDVFSFKRTLFELYRHGLSEETIRQVAYENPNSLIS, translated from the coding sequence ATGGCCGGGCGATACCCAACGAAACGACCGATTGACGCGGCGGTGGTCGAAAGTGACTCTGCGTTCGAGCCGCCCACCGAACTGCTCTCGATGCCGTGGATAGACATCCATAACCACGCGCACACGCTCTCGTGGGGCGACCGAGAGAAATTCGCCCTGAGTGGGTGTGAAAAAATGGTGATGATGGCGGCGGCGTACTACTGGCTACCGTACAAACCCGTCGCCCCCGACGACGTGCGATTTCTCTGGGACGACGCGCTGAATCGCCTCGCGCAGATTCGCCAGTCGCACTTGTTCGACGCGAAACTCGGCATTGGCATTCACACGGGCACGCGCGTTTCCGATGTCTCAGAACTGCTCGACCTGATGCCCGACTACTGCGCGCTCGGCGAAGTCGCTGCGGTGGGTGAAATCGGGATAACTGCCTCTCAGCACGTCGAAGGCTGGAGCCTCGGCGAGCAAAAAGAAATGATGCGCCGCCAGTTCGAGATTGCCCGCGACGCAGACCTTCCCGCAATCGTTCACACGCCCGCAGACCTCGATGGCGTAGACATCCCAGACCGCGTGCGCGGCGGCTTGCCGGGGTACGAATTAGACCTCTCGATGCAACGAGAACCCGTGCTTACTGGAGAGAACGTGAAACAGCAAGCCACCGAAATCGACATTGCCCTCAAAGACGAGGCAGGTCTGCCGGATGAGCAGATGGTGATCTCTCATGGCGACCAGCAGATTGCGCCGACCGTGCTCGAAACGACGGATTGCTACCTGAGTTTCACCGTGAGCTACCCGTGGCTCCTCGGGGTTACGGCAGCAGACGTTGCGGCGGTCATCGACGAGTACGGCCCCGAACGCGTCCTCATCGAGACGGATAGCGCCGGAATCCTGCGGGGGGACGTGTTCTCGTTCAAACGGACGCTGTTCGAACTCTACCGCCACGGGCTCTCAGAAGAAACTATCAGGCAAGTTGCCTACGAGAATCCAAACTCGCTCATTTCGTGA
- a CDS encoding transcription initiation factor IIB codes for MSDVAIRSYSSDETPVSTKVKKRTVELLACPECGGRLVADAEHGETVCTECGLVVAERKIDPGPEWRNLSDGEQTDASRVGAPATNLLHDKGLSTKISWQNVDGYGQTLSSRQRKRMNRLRTWDERFRTRNHGERNLMQALGEIDRMASALGLGKEVRETAAAIYRRALEAKLLPGRSIEGMATAALYAAARIEGSPRSIPEVAVVSRIDEMEFKRTYRYLIRELNLGVTLATPDDYVGRFASALSLSEETVAQARELLRIGETKNLHVGKSPTGLAAAAVYAAALLTNEKLTQDEVSAVADVSTVTIRVRYQELLEAAGKTA; via the coding sequence ATGAGTGACGTAGCAATTCGTTCGTATTCGAGCGACGAGACACCTGTCTCGACAAAAGTGAAGAAACGCACCGTCGAACTACTTGCCTGCCCCGAATGCGGTGGCCGACTCGTAGCCGACGCAGAACACGGCGAGACGGTCTGCACGGAATGCGGACTGGTCGTTGCAGAGAGAAAAATCGACCCCGGCCCGGAGTGGCGCAACCTCAGCGACGGTGAGCAAACCGACGCAAGCCGCGTCGGCGCACCCGCAACGAACCTGCTCCACGACAAGGGGCTCTCGACCAAGATTAGCTGGCAGAACGTTGATGGCTACGGCCAGACGCTCTCCTCGCGTCAGCGAAAGCGAATGAACCGCCTTCGCACGTGGGACGAACGCTTCCGAACGCGCAATCACGGCGAGCGTAACCTGATGCAGGCACTCGGGGAAATCGACCGGATGGCCTCCGCGCTCGGCCTCGGAAAAGAGGTACGCGAGACAGCCGCCGCTATCTACCGGCGGGCGCTCGAAGCCAAACTGCTCCCCGGGCGTTCAATCGAGGGGATGGCGACCGCCGCACTCTACGCCGCAGCACGCATCGAGGGAAGCCCACGGAGCATCCCCGAAGTGGCGGTCGTGAGCCGCATCGACGAGATGGAGTTCAAGCGCACCTATCGGTATCTCATCCGCGAACTGAATCTGGGCGTGACGCTCGCAACCCCCGACGACTACGTCGGCCGGTTCGCCTCGGCACTCTCGCTTTCTGAGGAAACCGTCGCACAGGCACGTGAACTCCTGCGAATCGGTGAGACGAAAAACCTCCACGTCGGCAAGAGCCCAACCGGACTTGCGGCTGCTGCGGTGTACGCCGCCGCCCTCCTGACGAACGAAAAGCTCACCCAAGACGAGGTGAGCGCGGTCGCAGACGTGAGTACGGTGACCATCCGGGTGCGCTATCAGGAACTTCTCGAAGCGGCGGGGAAGACCGCCTAA